In one window of Reinekea forsetii DNA:
- the pgsA gene encoding CDP-diacylglycerol--glycerol-3-phosphate 3-phosphatidyltransferase: MNIPNLLTLLRLLLIPVCVGVYYSPYAWAYMATAILFTIAAITDWFDGYLARKWGQMTAFGAFLDPVADKLIVASVLVVLVERHETVWLTIPAVIIIGREIVISALREWMAEAGKRASVAVNMLGKLKTTVQMVSIIVLLSQVPGTIIANLGLAALQLAAVLTLWSMIVYLRAAWQDLKPKSS, encoded by the coding sequence ATGAATATCCCAAATCTCCTCACCTTGCTCAGACTGCTTCTCATTCCCGTCTGTGTGGGTGTCTATTACTCGCCGTACGCTTGGGCTTATATGGCCACTGCCATTCTCTTTACCATTGCGGCCATAACAGATTGGTTTGACGGCTATTTAGCACGTAAATGGGGTCAGATGACCGCTTTTGGGGCCTTTTTGGACCCGGTAGCCGATAAGTTAATCGTGGCCTCCGTCTTGGTTGTCTTAGTTGAACGCCATGAAACGGTCTGGTTAACCATTCCGGCGGTCATTATCATCGGCCGTGAAATTGTTATTTCGGCGTTGCGCGAGTGGATGGCCGAAGCCGGCAAACGCGCCAGTGTGGCCGTTAATATGCTCGGCAAGCTGAAAACAACGGTACAGATGGTGTCGATCATTGTCTTGCTGAGCCAGGTGCCGGGTACCATTATTGCCAATTTGGGATTGGCGGCCTTGCAGTTGGCTGCGGTTCTGACCCTCTGGTCGATGATTGTATATTTGCGGGCCGCCTGGCAGGATCTAAAACCAAAGTCGTCCTAA
- the uvrC gene encoding excinuclease ABC subunit UvrC, with protein MPETTTTVFDPKSFLRNLTTRPGVYRMYASDGQLLYVGKAKNLKSRVSSYFRASGLTNKTVALVSKIQSIEIAITHSETEALLLEQTLISKHRPPYNILLVDDKSYPYLKLSKQHNRPGLYLHRGARNTQDEYFGPFPSATAVRESLILLQKAFRIRQCEDSVYANRQKPCLQYQIKRCKAPCVGLVSDDEYQQDLDKTRAFLQGKSQELIDTIEIEMDQAAAQYDYEHAAEFRDQLMFLRKVQEQQYVSGAKGNVDVFAVVKQASGVCIHFLMVRDGRMIGSRSFFPKPGIEDDEKLIMTGFLAQYYLVRQHGDCPSQILSNVPIPDAQSLAAAIKEQYHKSVTIQSAVRTTSAKWLDLAQTNAAEQLQLRMSHGVQVTQRLEALQEVLSLEQIPERIECFDISHSSGEATTASCVIYDRDGPNKSLYRKFNIENVAAGDDYAAMAQAIQRRYARLQKEETRLPDLLIVDGGKGQMSMAREVMNELGIAIPLLGIAKGETRKPGMETLFFETPDQVILLPNFSPALHLIQHIRDEAHRFAITGHRARRGKARLGSVLDEVPQVGPGRRRALIRHFGSAIAVKSASVDEITKVSGISKTLAQDIYNFLHSG; from the coding sequence ATGCCTGAAACCACAACGACTGTTTTTGATCCTAAATCCTTTCTACGTAATCTAACGACTCGTCCTGGGGTCTATCGGATGTATGCGAGCGATGGCCAGTTGCTCTATGTTGGCAAGGCGAAAAACCTCAAGAGCCGCGTCTCCAGCTATTTTCGCGCCAGCGGCCTAACCAACAAGACGGTCGCCTTGGTCAGCAAGATACAGTCGATTGAAATTGCCATCACTCACAGTGAAACCGAAGCCCTCCTATTAGAACAGACCCTAATCAGCAAGCATCGACCGCCTTACAATATTTTACTGGTCGATGATAAGTCCTATCCCTATCTAAAATTGTCAAAACAGCACAACCGGCCTGGTCTGTATTTGCATCGTGGCGCGCGCAACACCCAGGATGAGTATTTCGGCCCGTTTCCCAGCGCTACGGCAGTGCGCGAAAGCCTAATTTTACTGCAAAAAGCCTTTCGCATCCGCCAATGCGAAGACAGCGTTTACGCCAATCGCCAAAAACCCTGTCTGCAGTACCAGATCAAGCGCTGTAAGGCCCCCTGCGTCGGCCTGGTCTCGGACGACGAATATCAACAAGATCTCGACAAAACTCGGGCCTTTTTGCAAGGCAAAAGCCAGGAGTTAATCGACACCATTGAGATCGAAATGGATCAGGCGGCCGCGCAATACGATTACGAACATGCCGCGGAGTTTCGCGATCAGCTGATGTTTTTGCGCAAGGTCCAAGAGCAACAATATGTTTCCGGGGCCAAGGGCAATGTCGATGTCTTTGCCGTGGTAAAACAAGCCTCCGGTGTCTGCATCCATTTTTTAATGGTGCGCGATGGACGCATGATCGGTAGCCGGAGTTTCTTTCCCAAGCCAGGTATCGAAGATGATGAAAAGCTGATTATGACCGGTTTTTTGGCGCAATATTATTTGGTTCGTCAGCATGGTGACTGCCCCAGTCAGATCCTTTCCAATGTACCGATCCCCGATGCCCAATCTCTGGCTGCGGCGATTAAGGAGCAATATCACAAGAGCGTGACGATCCAAAGCGCCGTGCGCACCACCAGTGCCAAGTGGTTAGATCTGGCGCAGACCAATGCCGCGGAACAACTGCAACTGCGCATGTCGCATGGCGTTCAGGTAACCCAGCGCTTAGAGGCCTTACAGGAGGTGCTGAGCCTGGAACAGATTCCAGAGCGGATCGAATGTTTCGATATATCCCATTCCAGCGGTGAAGCCACCACTGCGTCTTGCGTGATCTACGATCGCGATGGACCCAATAAGTCGCTTTACCGCAAGTTTAATATTGAAAATGTCGCCGCCGGTGATGACTATGCGGCCATGGCGCAAGCCATTCAACGGCGCTATGCCCGGCTGCAGAAGGAAGAAACCCGATTGCCCGACCTGTTAATCGTCGATGGCGGTAAGGGCCAGATGAGTATGGCCCGTGAGGTTATGAACGAGCTGGGTATTGCAATTCCGCTGTTAGGGATCGCCAAGGGGGAAACCCGGAAGCCGGGCATGGAGACCTTGTTTTTTGAAACACCGGATCAGGTCATTCTGTTACCAAACTTTTCACCGGCCCTGCATTTGATCCAGCATATTCGCGACGAGGCGCATCGTTTTGCCATTACCGGACATCGAGCCAGGCGCGGCAAGGCACGTCTGGGGTCGGTCTTAGATGAGGTACCACAGGTCGGACCGGGGCGCAGAAGGGCACTGATCCGCCATTTTGGCAGCGCCATTGCGGTTAAGTCGGCCAGTGTCGATGAAATCACCAAGGTCAGCGGTATTTCCAAGACATTGGCTCAAGATATCTATAATTTTTTACATTCGGGCTAA
- the uvrY gene encoding UvrY/SirA/GacA family response regulator transcription factor, which translates to MVEIIVIDDHDLVRFGLVRLLADVAGIRVVADGNSGQRAVDLAKEYEPDVILMDVRMPGMDGIEATKKIQRLFPEIKIIAVTACDDDPFPARLLQAGASGYLTKGASTDEMIQAIKTVMAGKKYLTPTIAQKLALQSLGVSDNPFNDLSDREMQIATMICSCKKVQAISDTLCLSPKTVNTYRYRVFEKLSVTSDVELTHLAIRYGLLEPQEMV; encoded by the coding sequence ATGGTTGAAATCATAGTAATAGATGATCATGATTTGGTTCGTTTTGGTCTGGTACGCCTCTTAGCCGATGTCGCCGGCATTCGCGTTGTGGCCGACGGCAATAGCGGCCAACGCGCGGTTGACCTGGCCAAGGAGTATGAGCCGGATGTCATTCTGATGGATGTCCGCATGCCCGGCATGGATGGCATCGAGGCGACGAAAAAAATTCAACGCCTGTTTCCGGAAATTAAAATCATTGCCGTCACGGCTTGCGATGATGACCCATTTCCCGCCCGCCTGTTGCAGGCCGGCGCGTCCGGCTACCTAACTAAGGGTGCCTCGACAGACGAAATGATCCAGGCGATTAAAACGGTTATGGCGGGCAAGAAATATTTAACGCCGACCATCGCACAAAAATTGGCCTTACAGAGCCTCGGCGTCTCGGATAATCCCTTTAATGATCTGTCCGATCGTGAAATGCAGATTGCGACCATGATCTGTTCGTGTAAAAAGGTGCAGGCAATATCCGACACCCTCTGTTTGAGTCCCAAGACCGTGAACACTTATCGGTATCGAGTATTTGAAAAATTATCGGTAACCAGCGACGTGGAACTCACGCATCTAGCCATTCGCTATGGATTACTGGAGCCTCAAGAAATGGTCTAA
- a CDS encoding PhoH family protein, producing MTKMPLSDLRCYAVDTNVLIHDPNALFKFEEHRVVIPMVVLEELDKLKVGNTGLAADARQAVRTLDTLLGAASPAEIMAGVPIIRAGGQALGAISILMPTHQDGLGLRPNSNDNRIINDLLMLQQQTDLGEVVLVTKDINMRLKARGAGLSSEDYHNDQLISDLDSLATGYHHVVGSFWAQIEALEPQQVAGSGYHLMNKTTLQAILERTAYVNQFIYDDKEFVCRICREDGDQVAIELLNTNLLMRQKAWGLAPRDLFQAMALQLLFDPEIDLVALNGPAGSGKTILALACALEQTMESKEYRRIIATRSTRGLDEEIGFLPGSEAEKMQPWLGAFTDNLEALHAEDFDPGSSADYVGAKVPLQFKSLNFIRGRSFQQSFLIVDEAQNLTPHQIKTIVTRAGQGTKVVCLGNLAQIDTPYLNSTSSGLTYMSERFKGFQHGGAISLRGVARSRLAAFAETHL from the coding sequence ATGACCAAAATGCCGTTATCCGACCTGCGCTGCTACGCCGTTGACACCAATGTTCTGATTCACGATCCCAACGCCCTATTTAAATTTGAAGAGCATCGTGTGGTCATACCGATGGTGGTGCTGGAAGAACTCGATAAGCTCAAGGTGGGCAACACCGGCTTGGCCGCCGATGCGCGCCAAGCCGTGCGTACCCTCGATACGCTACTCGGCGCGGCAAGCCCGGCCGAGATCATGGCCGGGGTGCCGATTATCCGAGCCGGCGGGCAGGCCCTAGGAGCCATTTCGATTCTAATGCCCACGCACCAAGACGGCCTGGGGTTACGGCCGAACAGCAACGATAATCGAATTATCAACGATCTCTTGATGCTGCAGCAGCAGACCGATCTCGGCGAGGTGGTGCTGGTCACCAAAGATATCAATATGCGCCTCAAAGCCCGTGGTGCTGGGCTATCCTCGGAAGACTATCACAATGATCAATTAATCAGCGATCTCGACTCCTTAGCCACCGGATACCATCATGTGGTGGGCAGTTTTTGGGCGCAGATTGAGGCCTTGGAGCCTCAGCAAGTGGCTGGTAGTGGCTACCATCTGATGAACAAAACCACTCTTCAGGCCATTCTTGAGCGTACCGCCTACGTTAATCAATTTATTTACGACGACAAGGAGTTTGTCTGCCGAATCTGCCGAGAAGATGGCGATCAGGTCGCGATCGAATTGCTTAATACTAACCTATTAATGCGTCAAAAAGCCTGGGGGCTCGCTCCAAGAGATCTGTTTCAGGCGATGGCCTTGCAGCTTTTATTTGACCCGGAAATTGATCTGGTGGCCTTAAATGGACCGGCTGGCAGCGGCAAAACGATTTTAGCCCTAGCCTGTGCCTTAGAGCAAACCATGGAAAGCAAGGAATACCGGCGCATCATCGCCACGCGCAGCACCCGCGGTTTGGACGAAGAAATAGGCTTCTTGCCCGGTTCTGAGGCCGAGAAGATGCAGCCCTGGTTAGGCGCCTTTACCGACAACCTGGAAGCCTTACACGCCGAAGACTTCGACCCTGGCAGCAGCGCCGACTATGTCGGCGCTAAGGTACCCCTACAGTTCAAGAGTCTTAACTTCATCCGCGGACGCAGCTTTCAACAGAGCTTTCTAATTGTCGATGAAGCGCAAAATCTGACGCCACATCAGATCAAGACCATCGTTACCCGGGCCGGGCAGGGCACCAAGGTAGTTTGTTTGGGTAACTTGGCGCAGATCGACACCCCCTACCTGAACTCGACCAGTTCAGGCTTGACCTATATGAGCGAGCGTTTTAAGGGTTTTCAACATGGTGGTGCCATTAGCCTGCGCGGGGTCGCGCGCAGTCGCTTGGCCGCCTTTGCTGAGACTCACCTCTAA
- a CDS encoding DegV family protein, protein MSIVLIVDAACDLPKDFLDKRGIHLLPISIKVDDKIYTDDKDSNRLQAFYRQNLLTLSHEAESAPYSSEQIHQIFMREIVPHVDFGLVQTVSKKRSAIHAHCVEAQRLIQRSCRGPKARGETNRMFSMRVMNSGTLFTGQGVLAAFTSDLIAANKSRHDILRLAEAFKRKIYGFVIPPDVAYIRDRARKRGETSLSALGAFVAKSFSIKPIIQAKNDETMPIAKVRGFDQAVNRLFAYGINRIKIGLLSPYVVVSIAGDEADLKRFDGFLELKAVAKLHQVELITCVMGLTSGLNVGPGAISLALAAEDHTFS, encoded by the coding sequence ATGAGTATCGTTTTAATAGTTGATGCGGCCTGCGACCTACCCAAAGACTTCCTCGATAAGCGAGGAATTCATTTGCTGCCCATTTCGATTAAGGTGGATGATAAAATCTATACCGATGATAAGGACAGTAATCGCCTGCAAGCCTTTTATCGACAAAATTTGCTCACCTTAAGCCATGAAGCTGAATCGGCCCCCTACAGTAGCGAACAGATCCACCAGATCTTTATGCGCGAGATTGTCCCGCACGTTGATTTTGGTCTGGTACAGACGGTGAGCAAAAAAAGAAGTGCGATCCATGCCCATTGTGTCGAGGCCCAGCGGCTCATTCAACGATCCTGTCGCGGGCCCAAGGCGCGCGGAGAAACCAACCGCATGTTCAGCATGAGGGTGATGAATTCCGGCACCCTCTTTACCGGTCAAGGCGTATTGGCGGCCTTTACGTCGGATCTAATTGCCGCCAATAAAAGCCGGCACGATATTTTGCGCTTGGCCGAAGCCTTTAAACGCAAAATATACGGCTTTGTTATTCCGCCCGATGTCGCCTATATCCGCGATCGCGCCCGCAAGCGAGGCGAGACCAGTTTGAGTGCCTTGGGCGCCTTTGTCGCCAAGTCGTTTTCTATAAAGCCGATCATACAGGCGAAAAACGACGAAACCATGCCGATCGCCAAGGTCCGAGGTTTCGACCAGGCGGTGAATCGGCTTTTTGCCTACGGCATCAACCGCATTAAAATCGGCCTCCTATCGCCCTATGTGGTGGTCAGCATTGCCGGTGACGAGGCCGATTTAAAAAGATTTGACGGTTTCCTGGAATTAAAGGCGGTGGCCAAACTCCATCAGGTTGAGTTAATTACCTGTGTAATGGGCCTCACCAGTGGTTTAAATGTTGGGCCGGGCGCGATCAGCTTGGCCTTGGCGGCCGAAGACCATACTTTTTCATAA
- a CDS encoding anthranilate synthase component I family protein, with protein sequence MHLLPIPYAPDDRFGIDFLASQPGLIWFHSGSQSTDSEWFSAWPSVEYQYLGQEQIRVTDHTGHSRALTGDFFDCLKTHCPKIEGHTDILFGGGLAGHLSYDFGLELHKVPSQFPSHGAPLAIVGQYDWSISIDHTQQRAFLVVQDYCPPAIAARARALVKQLTAQRPATPAVVASRSANTAPSLMPDTASKWSCDMSERRYTEAFQHIQDYIVSGDVYQANLTRQWSTSAAGLPDWEIYQQLICAMPAPFSMFHRHRRGSLLSVSPERFIQIRQGRMQAQPIKGTRPRGRDAEQDELFRQELLNSEKDRAENLMIVDLLRNDLARHAKPGSVQVTGLFEIQSFNNVHHLVSTVVAEIKDSAHPLDVLRDAFPGGSITGAPKKRAMAVIDEVETTRRGHYCGCSFFLAGDGYLDSNILIRSVSLADDTLTCSGGGGIVYDSECAAEYAESEVKVHAIMAALRP encoded by the coding sequence TTGCACCTTTTACCCATCCCCTATGCCCCAGACGATCGGTTCGGTATCGATTTTCTTGCCAGTCAACCCGGATTGATCTGGTTCCACAGTGGCTCCCAATCGACCGACAGCGAGTGGTTCTCAGCCTGGCCATCGGTGGAGTACCAATACCTTGGCCAAGAACAGATCCGGGTTACCGATCACACCGGCCACAGTCGCGCGTTAACGGGCGATTTTTTTGACTGTTTGAAGACCCATTGCCCAAAAATAGAGGGCCATACGGACATCCTCTTTGGCGGTGGTTTGGCCGGCCACCTAAGTTATGATTTCGGTCTGGAATTGCACAAGGTGCCCTCTCAATTCCCATCTCACGGGGCCCCACTGGCCATCGTCGGGCAGTATGACTGGTCTATTAGTATAGACCATACTCAGCAGCGGGCCTTTTTGGTGGTGCAAGATTATTGTCCGCCGGCGATCGCTGCGCGGGCGCGGGCCTTGGTCAAGCAACTCACCGCTCAGCGCCCAGCCACGCCAGCAGTCGTTGCCTCAAGGTCAGCTAACACGGCTCCGAGCCTGATGCCCGATACCGCGTCGAAATGGAGCTGTGACATGTCTGAACGGCGCTATACCGAGGCCTTCCAACACATTCAGGACTATATTGTCTCCGGCGATGTCTATCAGGCCAACCTGACACGACAATGGTCGACAAGCGCTGCCGGCTTGCCCGATTGGGAAATTTATCAGCAACTGATCTGTGCCATGCCCGCGCCCTTTTCCATGTTTCATCGACACCGGCGCGGCTCCTTGTTGAGTGTATCGCCGGAACGGTTTATTCAGATTCGCCAAGGCCGAATGCAGGCCCAGCCAATTAAGGGCACGCGACCACGGGGTCGGGACGCGGAACAGGATGAATTATTCCGGCAAGAGCTGCTCAATAGTGAGAAGGATCGCGCCGAAAATCTGATGATCGTCGATCTGTTGCGCAATGATTTGGCCCGCCATGCCAAACCCGGTTCGGTGCAGGTCACTGGCCTGTTCGAGATTCAGAGTTTTAACAACGTCCACCATCTGGTCAGCACAGTCGTTGCAGAAATAAAGGATAGCGCGCACCCACTCGACGTGTTGCGTGACGCGTTCCCAGGCGGGTCTATTACCGGCGCGCCGAAAAAACGCGCAATGGCCGTTATCGACGAAGTGGAAACCACCCGACGCGGACACTACTGCGGCTGCAGTTTCTTTTTAGCGGGCGACGGCTATTTGGACAGCAATATTCTGATTCGCAGCGTCAGCTTGGCAGACGACACCCTGACCTGCAGCGGCGGCGGCGGAATAGTCTACGACAGTGAATGTGCAGCGGAATATGCGGAAAGCGAGGTGAAGGTCCACGCCATCATGGCGGCGCTCAGACCTTAG
- the thrH gene encoding bifunctional phosphoserine phosphatase/homoserine phosphotransferase ThrH: MELACLDLEGVLIPEIWIAFAEKTGIEELKATTRDIPDYDVLMRQRLAILQQHKLGLPEIQAVVATLSPLPGAPEFVDWLRERFQVVILSDTFYEFAQPLMRQLGFPTLLCHKLEVSATGEIVDYRIRQADPKRCSIQAFHSLKYRCIAAGDSYNDTNMLAEAEAGILFNAPANVIAEFPQFPAVTGYEALKQEFLKASVRDLTL; this comes from the coding sequence GTGGAACTGGCTTGTCTGGATTTAGAAGGGGTCTTGATCCCCGAGATATGGATTGCGTTTGCCGAAAAAACCGGCATCGAAGAGCTCAAGGCGACGACACGGGATATCCCCGACTATGACGTATTGATGCGCCAGCGATTGGCCATCTTGCAGCAACACAAGCTCGGTTTGCCTGAGATTCAAGCCGTTGTAGCCACCCTAAGCCCGTTGCCCGGCGCGCCTGAATTTGTCGATTGGCTGCGTGAACGCTTTCAGGTGGTAATCTTATCGGATACTTTTTACGAGTTTGCCCAGCCATTGATGCGTCAGCTGGGCTTTCCAACCTTGCTATGCCATAAGTTGGAGGTATCTGCGACCGGCGAAATCGTCGACTATCGAATTCGTCAGGCAGATCCCAAGCGCTGTTCGATTCAGGCGTTTCATAGCCTGAAATATCGCTGTATTGCCGCGGGTGACTCTTACAATGATACCAATATGTTAGCCGAAGCCGAGGCGGGCATTCTGTTCAATGCACCGGCTAATGTGATTGCGGAATTCCCGCAATTCCCAGCAGTGACCGGTTATGAAGCCCTCAAGCAAGAGTTCTTAAAGGCCAGTGTGCGCGACCTGACGCTGTAA
- a CDS encoding phosphoadenylyl-sulfate reductase produces the protein MNDLLNYQLELSALSPRDIIKRAVADHADIAVSFSGAEDVVLVDMISKLSAKPRVFTLDTGRLHPETYRYLEQVRNHYKIDIEVFTPDHVALQALVQEKGLFSFFTDGHQECCGIRKIEPLTRALLPLNAWITGQRKDQSPNTRSTVPVVQPDTLFSGQNAILMKYNPLANWSSADVWNYIKMFELPFNPLHLQGFKSIGCEPCTQATLPNQHEREGRWWWEEATQKECGLHAEKAQ, from the coding sequence ATGAACGACTTGCTTAACTATCAACTGGAATTGAGCGCCCTATCCCCGCGTGACATTATCAAACGGGCCGTGGCCGATCACGCCGATATCGCCGTTTCATTCAGCGGTGCCGAGGACGTGGTGTTGGTCGATATGATTAGTAAACTCAGCGCCAAGCCCCGGGTCTTTACGCTCGATACCGGGCGTCTGCACCCGGAAACCTATCGCTACCTAGAGCAGGTACGCAATCATTATAAGATCGATATCGAGGTGTTCACTCCGGATCATGTTGCGCTGCAGGCGCTGGTGCAGGAGAAGGGTTTGTTTAGCTTTTTTACCGACGGTCATCAGGAATGTTGTGGCATTCGCAAAATAGAACCCCTCACTAGAGCCCTGTTGCCTTTGAACGCTTGGATTACCGGGCAACGCAAAGATCAGAGCCCGAACACTCGCAGCACGGTGCCGGTGGTGCAACCGGATACGCTCTTTAGCGGCCAAAACGCGATCTTGATGAAATATAACCCGCTCGCTAACTGGTCATCGGCCGATGTCTGGAACTATATCAAGATGTTCGAACTGCCGTTCAATCCGCTGCATTTACAAGGCTTCAAAAGTATTGGTTGTGAACCCTGCACCCAGGCAACTCTGCCCAATCAGCACGAACGGGAAGGTCGATGGTGGTGGGAAGAAGCCACACAAAAAGAGTGTGGCTTACATGCCGAGAAGGCTCAATAG
- the cysB gene encoding HTH-type transcriptional regulator CysB, translating to MKLQQLKYIWEVAHHDLNVSATAQVLYTSQPGISKQIRLLEDELGIEIFARSGKHLTRITPAGEAVLKVAGEILGKVDSIKQIAQEYSNDKKGSLSLATTHTQARYALPNVIEGFIHDYPEVSFHMHQGNPTQIAEMAADGTVDMAIATEGMDHFTDLVMMPCYRWNRSIVVPKDHPLAQKNTISLEDVANYPLVTYVFGFTGRSKLDDAFLQRDLKPKVVFTATDADVIKTYVRLGLGVGILAHMAIDPETDRDLVSIDASHLFEASITKIGMRKGTFLRGFQFRFIERFAPHLTKTVIEQAMRCSSRHDLDELFKNTPLPTY from the coding sequence ATGAAACTTCAGCAGCTAAAGTATATTTGGGAAGTAGCCCACCACGATCTTAATGTCAGTGCCACGGCTCAGGTACTCTATACCTCGCAACCGGGCATCAGTAAGCAAATCCGTCTCTTGGAAGATGAGCTGGGTATTGAAATCTTCGCCCGCTCTGGCAAACATCTAACTCGTATCACTCCGGCGGGCGAGGCTGTACTCAAGGTGGCTGGCGAGATTCTGGGTAAGGTCGATTCGATCAAGCAGATTGCCCAAGAATACAGTAACGACAAGAAGGGCAGTCTTAGCCTGGCGACAACCCATACTCAAGCCCGATATGCCTTGCCGAATGTTATCGAAGGGTTCATTCACGACTACCCGGAAGTGTCCTTTCATATGCATCAGGGTAATCCGACACAGATCGCCGAAATGGCCGCCGATGGCACCGTTGATATGGCAATTGCCACCGAGGGTATGGACCATTTTACCGATTTGGTCATGATGCCCTGTTATCGTTGGAACCGCTCAATAGTGGTTCCCAAGGATCATCCGCTGGCGCAAAAAAACACCATTTCACTGGAAGATGTCGCCAATTACCCGTTGGTAACCTATGTTTTCGGTTTTACCGGTCGGTCCAAGTTGGACGATGCCTTTTTACAGCGTGATTTAAAACCTAAGGTGGTCTTTACCGCAACCGATGCCGACGTGATCAAGACTTACGTCCGACTCGGTCTGGGGGTTGGAATTTTGGCGCATATGGCCATCGACCCCGAAACCGATCGAGATTTGGTTAGCATCGACGCCAGTCATCTGTTTGAGGCCAGTATTACCAAAATTGGCATGCGTAAGGGCACTTTTCTACGCGGTTTCCAGTTCCGTTTTATCGAACGCTTTGCCCCTCATTTGACCAAAACCGTAATCGAGCAGGCGATGCGATGTAGCAGTCGTCATGATCTCGACGAGTTGTTTAAAAACACCCCGTTACCGACCTATTGA
- a CDS encoding sulfite exporter TauE/SafE family protein yields MEILFLVLTGGLIGLIVGITGVGGGALMTPALLLFGFPAHIAIGTDLWFAALTKTGGLISHHRQGHVNWTIVRNLALGSLPAAVVTGILLSAWSDSPENYAPLLKSALGFMLILTSIALLFRTRISALYGRRQNTQADASGGSWRLIGVGIILGAFVTLSSVGAGAIGTAVLMIMFPYLVPKNIVGTDIAHAVPLTFIAGLVHLRLGNVDFVLLACLLAGSLPAIYVGSALSSRIPGQLMHPILASLLMLLGLKYALF; encoded by the coding sequence ATGGAAATCCTTTTTTTAGTCCTTACAGGTGGTCTTATTGGCCTGATAGTTGGCATCACCGGCGTCGGGGGTGGCGCACTCATGACACCTGCCCTACTCCTTTTTGGTTTTCCGGCTCACATCGCGATCGGCACTGATCTCTGGTTTGCCGCCCTGACCAAGACCGGCGGCCTAATCAGCCACCACAGGCAGGGCCACGTTAATTGGACCATCGTGCGCAATCTCGCGCTGGGCAGCTTGCCCGCAGCCGTTGTGACCGGCATTCTTTTGTCCGCCTGGTCGGACTCGCCCGAAAACTACGCCCCGCTGCTGAAAAGTGCGCTCGGCTTTATGCTAATTTTGACATCCATTGCGCTCTTGTTTCGGACCCGAATTTCAGCCCTTTACGGCCGTCGACAAAACACCCAGGCAGATGCCTCTGGTGGTTCATGGCGGTTGATTGGCGTTGGTATTATCTTGGGAGCCTTTGTCACGCTCAGCTCGGTGGGCGCAGGCGCGATCGGCACGGCCGTGCTTATGATTATGTTCCCCTACTTGGTGCCTAAGAACATAGTCGGTACCGATATTGCCCATGCCGTACCCCTGACCTTTATTGCCGGCCTGGTTCACTTGCGCTTGGGCAATGTCGACTTTGTCCTGCTAGCCTGTTTGTTGGCCGGCTCACTGCCGGCCATCTATGTCGGCAGTGCATTGTCGAGTCGCATCCCGGGTCAACTAATGCATCCGATACTGGCCAGTCTACTGATGCTACTCGGCCTCAAGTATGCGTTGTTTTAG